One genomic segment of Nonomuraea coxensis DSM 45129 includes these proteins:
- a CDS encoding non-ribosomal peptide synthetase — MAISADSDQLTYEQLDRMANDLAAQLRRVPATAPGTGPQRWAAVLADRSIRLVAGQLGVLKAGLAFAPIDAATPPERVRVMLAGAAAVVTAPEWRHLVPDGVPVIDTLSDAAPPDVPAPAVEPGDLAYVVHTSGSTGAPKGALVPHRALSSLLKWSHDTLGRGGRSGLLASPGFDASVWEIWRCLTAGTTIVIPGERTRLSLPALRDWIVAQELTTCFAPTPIAEGLLGLSWPAGTKLATLATGGDRLTVHPRPGLPFRLFNMYGPAECAVITIAGEVPPSDERTRPPALGSPLPGVEVRLLDEDLNPAEEGEIHLGGAHLGLGYLGRPDLTAERFLRHRDGTLLYRTGDLARRDHAGAYEYLGRTDDQVKIRGNRVELAEIETVLRRHPRVEAATAAVRGHDLVAYVVGTAGEQEARDHLRGFLPGYMIPTAWVFLDELPLTRNGKVDRAALPDPVRPPRPVDPPVTATEELLAEIWRDVLGFGPIGRGDDFLALGGQSLLAMRVAARACERLGKPVEPRLLFEHPGLAALAAAIDALPPMAAPAAAAEDGLTPARRRLWFIDQVAPGSQYNVPVLFELDGPLDAGRLEAAVGEIVRRHPALRTRYEERDGEPVPVVEPSVTVPFTVVDATPGTVDGLAGRAAREPFDLRTGPVLRALLLRLAPDRHRLLVTVHHIAFDGWSAGVFLDELARLYAGESLPEPVRPGRREQGADGLRHWRKVLEQPPPRLALPGDGPGAGAAPRPGGRTSLPLPDGLPAALAALGRREGASPFMVLFAAFQALLHRWSGQDDIVTGVPFSGREAPGAEGVIGFFVETLPIRTGLAGDPSFQRLLARVRAEVLATPADVPLEEIVRELCPDGRPPFEVMFAMQEPPGARRGGGVGFRMLEELENGGAKADLVLHAGGPEIGLEFAADVFTRAAAERLLRDYVRVLVQVAADPAAPLSALLAADPEPPGRGPDVCLHELFERQADRTPDAVAAEFDGAELTYAELDRRANRLAHLLRELGVGPEVPVGLHVPRSLDLPVALLGILKAGGAYVPLDPSYPPARLTQVLGQVDTGVLVTHSTLAGGLPHERPVLVDADPAGRPDTRSDSRHDSAVSKVGAAGPDNLAYILFTSGSTGLPKGVEMTHRPVANLIAWHSGAYRTLQFTALGFDVSVQEMFATWAHGGTLVLVDDDTRRDPAALLGHLARHRVERVFLPFVALQSLAAAGTEPPATLREVITAGEQLQVTPQLEAFVKPWMTLHNQYGPTEGAIIDLAHTLTGPPGDWPRLPPIGRPVPGVQALILDRLGNLAPDGVPGELHLGGACLARGYHGRPELTAERFVTWRDGRRLYRTGDLARRNAAGEVEFLGRADDQVKIRGYRVEPGEIAAVLTGHPAVREAFVTVREGALAAYVVTRPGGGATPAGLRDHLAERLPDYMVPAAFVELAALPVNPSGKVDRHALPDPGRPERTVTPPVTPLERAIAAVWEEVLGGPVGRDDDFFELGGHSLNATRIASRLREALDVPVPLRTLFAHPTVAGLAAQLSTPDVESAAELYLMVAAVSDEEAAALLRSMEGDA, encoded by the coding sequence TCGGACGCGGCGCCCCCGGACGTGCCGGCCCCCGCCGTCGAGCCGGGCGACCTCGCCTACGTCGTGCACACCTCCGGCTCGACCGGCGCGCCGAAGGGCGCGCTCGTCCCGCACCGCGCGCTGTCCAGCCTGCTGAAGTGGTCGCACGACACCCTGGGCAGGGGCGGCCGCTCCGGGCTGCTGGCCAGCCCCGGCTTCGACGCCTCGGTGTGGGAGATCTGGCGGTGCCTGACCGCCGGCACCACGATCGTCATCCCCGGCGAGCGCACCCGGCTCTCGCTGCCCGCGCTCCGCGACTGGATCGTGGCGCAGGAGCTGACCACCTGCTTCGCGCCCACCCCGATCGCCGAGGGCCTGCTCGGCCTGTCCTGGCCGGCCGGCACCAAGCTCGCGACGCTCGCCACCGGCGGCGACCGGCTCACCGTCCACCCGCGCCCCGGCCTGCCCTTCCGGCTGTTCAACATGTACGGCCCCGCCGAGTGCGCGGTCATCACCATCGCCGGCGAGGTCCCCCCGTCGGACGAGCGCACCCGGCCGCCCGCGCTCGGCTCGCCGCTGCCCGGCGTGGAGGTCCGCCTGCTGGACGAGGACCTGAACCCGGCCGAGGAGGGCGAGATCCACCTCGGCGGCGCGCACCTCGGCCTCGGCTACCTCGGCCGGCCCGACCTCACGGCCGAGCGCTTCCTCCGCCACCGGGACGGCACGCTCCTCTACCGCACCGGCGACCTGGCCCGCCGCGACCACGCGGGCGCGTACGAGTACCTGGGCCGGACGGACGACCAGGTCAAGATCCGCGGCAACCGGGTCGAGCTCGCCGAGATCGAGACCGTGCTCCGCCGCCATCCCCGGGTGGAGGCCGCCACCGCCGCCGTCCGCGGCCACGACCTGGTGGCGTACGTCGTCGGCACGGCCGGCGAGCAGGAGGCCCGCGACCACCTGCGCGGGTTCCTGCCGGGCTACATGATCCCCACCGCCTGGGTCTTCCTGGACGAGCTCCCGCTGACCCGCAACGGCAAGGTGGACCGGGCCGCGCTGCCGGACCCGGTCCGGCCGCCCCGCCCGGTCGATCCGCCGGTCACCGCCACCGAGGAGCTGCTCGCCGAAATCTGGCGGGACGTCCTCGGCTTCGGCCCGATCGGCCGCGGCGACGACTTCCTGGCACTGGGCGGCCAGTCGCTGCTGGCGATGCGCGTGGCCGCGCGGGCCTGCGAGCGGCTGGGCAAGCCGGTGGAGCCGCGCCTGCTCTTCGAGCACCCCGGTCTCGCCGCGCTCGCCGCCGCGATCGACGCCCTCCCGCCGATGGCCGCGCCGGCCGCCGCCGCCGAGGACGGGCTGACGCCCGCGCGGCGCCGGCTCTGGTTCATCGACCAGGTGGCCCCTGGCTCGCAGTACAACGTGCCCGTCCTGTTCGAGCTGGACGGGCCGCTCGACGCCGGGCGGCTGGAGGCGGCGGTCGGGGAGATCGTGCGCCGCCATCCGGCCCTGCGCACCCGCTACGAGGAGCGCGACGGCGAGCCCGTGCCCGTGGTCGAGCCGTCGGTGACCGTCCCGTTCACGGTCGTGGACGCCACGCCGGGCACCGTGGACGGCCTGGCCGGGCGCGCCGCCCGCGAGCCCTTCGACCTGCGTACCGGGCCGGTGCTGCGGGCGCTGCTGCTGCGGCTCGCCCCCGACCGGCACCGGCTGCTGGTGACCGTGCACCACATCGCCTTCGACGGCTGGTCGGCCGGGGTGTTCCTGGACGAGCTGGCCCGCCTGTACGCGGGCGAGAGCCTGCCGGAGCCGGTCCGTCCCGGCCGCCGCGAGCAGGGGGCGGACGGCCTCCGCCACTGGCGGAAGGTCCTGGAGCAGCCGCCCCCGCGCCTGGCGCTGCCCGGCGACGGCCCGGGGGCGGGGGCCGCGCCGCGCCCCGGCGGGCGCACCTCGCTTCCGCTGCCGGACGGGCTGCCCGCCGCGCTGGCGGCGCTCGGCCGGCGGGAGGGGGCCAGCCCGTTCATGGTGCTGTTCGCCGCCTTCCAGGCGCTGCTGCACCGCTGGAGCGGACAGGACGACATCGTGACCGGCGTGCCGTTCTCCGGCAGGGAGGCCCCCGGCGCGGAGGGCGTGATCGGCTTCTTCGTCGAGACGCTGCCCATCAGGACCGGCCTGGCCGGCGACCCGTCGTTCCAGCGGCTGCTCGCCCGGGTGCGGGCGGAGGTCCTCGCCACCCCGGCGGACGTGCCGCTGGAGGAGATCGTGCGGGAGCTGTGCCCCGACGGCCGGCCGCCGTTCGAGGTGATGTTCGCGATGCAGGAGCCGCCGGGCGCCCGCCGGGGCGGCGGGGTGGGCTTCCGCATGCTGGAGGAGCTGGAGAACGGCGGCGCGAAGGCCGACCTGGTGCTGCACGCGGGCGGGCCGGAGATCGGGCTGGAGTTCGCCGCCGACGTGTTCACCAGGGCCGCCGCCGAGCGGCTGCTGCGGGACTACGTGCGCGTGCTGGTGCAGGTGGCCGCCGATCCGGCCGCGCCGCTGTCGGCGCTGCTCGCCGCCGATCCCGAGCCGCCGGGCCGGGGCCCGGACGTGTGCCTGCACGAGCTGTTCGAGCGGCAGGCGGACCGGACGCCGGACGCGGTCGCCGCCGAGTTCGACGGCGCGGAGCTGACCTACGCCGAGCTGGACCGGCGCGCGAACCGGCTGGCCCACCTGCTGCGCGAGCTGGGGGTGGGCCCCGAGGTGCCGGTCGGGCTGCACGTGCCGCGCTCGCTCGACCTGCCGGTGGCGCTGCTCGGCATCCTCAAGGCGGGCGGCGCGTACGTGCCGCTCGACCCCTCCTACCCGCCGGCCCGGCTCACCCAGGTGCTCGGCCAGGTGGACACCGGGGTCCTCGTGACGCACAGCACGCTGGCGGGCGGGCTGCCGCACGAACGGCCCGTCCTCGTGGACGCGGACCCCGCCGGCCGTCCTGACACACGATCTGACAGCCGTCATGACAGCGCTGTCAGCAAGGTCGGCGCGGCAGGTCCGGACAACCTCGCCTACATCCTGTTCACCTCGGGCTCGACCGGCCTGCCCAAGGGCGTCGAGATGACCCACCGGCCGGTGGCCAACCTCATCGCCTGGCACTCCGGCGCGTACCGGACCCTGCAGTTCACCGCGCTCGGCTTCGACGTGTCGGTGCAGGAGATGTTCGCGACCTGGGCGCACGGCGGGACGCTGGTCCTGGTGGACGACGACACGCGGCGCGACCCGGCCGCGCTGCTCGGCCACCTCGCCAGGCACCGGGTGGAGCGCGTCTTCCTGCCGTTCGTGGCGCTGCAGTCGCTGGCCGCGGCCGGGACCGAGCCGCCCGCCACGCTCCGCGAGGTGATCACCGCGGGCGAGCAGCTCCAGGTCACCCCGCAGCTCGAAGCCTTCGTCAAGCCGTGGATGACGCTGCACAACCAGTACGGCCCCACCGAGGGCGCGATCATCGACCTGGCGCACACGCTCACCGGGCCGCCGGGCGACTGGCCGCGCCTGCCGCCCATCGGCCGCCCGGTGCCCGGCGTCCAGGCGCTGATCCTCGACCGGCTCGGCAACCTGGCGCCCGACGGCGTGCCCGGCGAGCTGCACCTCGGCGGCGCGTGCCTGGCGCGCGGCTACCACGGCCGGCCCGAGCTGACCGCCGAGCGTTTCGTCACCTGGCGGGACGGCCGCCGGCTCTACCGGACCGGCGACCTGGCCCGCAGGAACGCGGCGGGCGAGGTCGAGTTCCTGGGCCGGGCGGACGACCAGGTCAAGATCCGCGGCTACCGGGTCGAGCCCGGCGAGATCGCCGCCGTGCTGACCGGGCATCCGGCGGTGCGGGAGGCGTTCGTGACCGTGCGCGAGGGCGCGCTGGCCGCGTACGTGGTGACCCGCCCCGGGGGCGGCGCGACCCCGGCCGGGCTGCGCGACCACCTGGCCGAGCGGCTGCCGGACTACATGGTGCCGGCCGCGTTCGTGGAGCTCGCGGCCCTGCCGGTGAACCCGTCGGGCAAGGTCGACCGGCACGCCCTGCCGGACCCCGGCCGCCCTGAACGGACGGTCACGCCGCCCGTCACGCCGCTGGAGCGGGCCATCGCCGCCGTCTGGGAGGAGGTGCTGGGCGGGCCGGTCGGCCGCGACGACGACTTCTTCGAGCTCGGCGGCCACTCGCTCAACGCCACCCGGATCGCCTCCCGGCTGCGCGAGGCGCTGGACGTTCCCGTCCCCCTGCGGACGTTGTTCGCGCACCCCACCGTCGCCGGGCTGGCCGCGCAGCTCAGCACTCCCGACGTGGAGTCGGCGGCGGAGCTCTACCTGATGGTCGCGGCGGTCTCGGACGAGGAGGCCGCGGCGCTGCTGCGGTCGATGGAGGGTGACGCATGA